Proteins co-encoded in one Polaromonas vacuolata genomic window:
- the gfa gene encoding S-(hydroxymethyl)glutathione synthase, whose translation MSNAVLIHPQVDAGIKAEVTGFAGGTLTCACTSDAVTVAVAAQSAHNHVCGCSKCWKPADSLFAQIAVVSRDKVSITANADKLHIIDTNTLIQRHACKACGVHMIGRIENKAHAFFGLDFIHTELSSETGWAAPTFAAFVSSIIETGTKPEDMAAVRAKLTDIGLTPYDCLAPALMDVIATGTAKASGILK comes from the coding sequence ATGTCTAACGCAGTTTTAATTCATCCCCAAGTCGACGCCGGTATCAAAGCAGAAGTTACAGGTTTTGCGGGCGGCACTTTGACTTGCGCTTGCACGTCTGATGCAGTCACGGTTGCAGTTGCAGCGCAAAGCGCGCACAACCATGTTTGCGGTTGCAGCAAGTGCTGGAAACCTGCGGATTCATTGTTCGCGCAAATCGCTGTTGTCTCACGCGATAAAGTCAGCATCACGGCTAACGCAGACAAGCTTCACATCATTGACACCAACACATTGATTCAGCGCCATGCTTGCAAAGCCTGCGGCGTGCACATGATTGGTCGCATCGAGAATAAGGCACATGCGTTCTTCGGCCTTGACTTTATACACACCGAGTTGTCTAGCGAAACCGGTTGGGCTGCACCTACATTTGCAGCTTTCGTCTCGTCAATCATTGAAACTGGCACCAAGCCTGAAGACATGGCCGCAGTGCGCGCAAAACTCACAGACATCGGTCTGACACCTTATGACTGCCTGGCCCCAGCACTGATGGACGTTATCGCCACTGGTACTGCAAAAGCCTCTGGCATTTTGAAGTAA
- a CDS encoding LLM class flavin-dependent oxidoreductase: MIPISVLDLSPIVEGGNASDSFKSTLDLAQHAERWGYQRYWLAEHHGMPGIASAATAVLIGHVAGGTSSIRVGAGGIMLPNHSPLAIAEQFGTLASLYPGRIDLGLGRAPGSDQVTARALRRTLSSDANDFPRDVIELQEHFSADSKNPVTAVPGRGLDVPLWILGSSLFGAQLAAALGLPYAFASHFAPQQMMQAIEIYRATFKPSAQLAKPYVMLGFNVFAADTDEEAQFQATSMQQAFLNMRIGKMSTLPPPVAGLADGFDRQERAFLDSMLSCAAIGSLDTVREQMHAFIEQTGADELMVTSQIFDHAARLRSYELTAEIMAEEEVMA; the protein is encoded by the coding sequence ATGATTCCAATTTCAGTACTAGACCTCTCTCCCATCGTTGAAGGCGGCAACGCCAGCGACTCTTTTAAAAGCACCTTGGATTTAGCGCAACATGCAGAACGCTGGGGCTACCAGCGCTACTGGCTCGCCGAGCATCACGGCATGCCAGGCATTGCCAGCGCTGCGACTGCTGTTTTGATTGGCCACGTGGCTGGCGGCACTAGCAGTATCCGTGTGGGTGCTGGCGGCATTATGTTGCCCAACCATTCCCCGCTAGCTATTGCTGAGCAGTTTGGCACGCTCGCTTCGCTGTATCCGGGCCGTATAGATCTTGGCTTGGGCCGCGCGCCGGGCTCTGATCAAGTCACCGCACGGGCTTTACGTAGAACATTGTCCTCGGATGCCAATGACTTTCCGCGTGATGTGATTGAGTTGCAAGAGCATTTCTCAGCTGACTCAAAAAATCCCGTTACAGCCGTACCTGGTCGCGGCTTAGACGTGCCTTTGTGGATTCTCGGCTCCAGTCTTTTCGGCGCCCAGCTTGCGGCAGCGCTGGGTTTGCCGTATGCATTCGCTTCCCATTTCGCACCGCAGCAAATGATGCAGGCGATAGAAATTTACCGTGCGACTTTTAAGCCATCTGCACAGTTGGCCAAGCCTTATGTGATGCTCGGCTTTAATGTATTTGCGGCCGATACTGATGAAGAAGCGCAATTTCAAGCGACCTCTATGCAGCAAGCTTTTCTAAATATGCGAATCGGTAAAATGTCGACTTTACCGCCACCAGTCGCTGGTTTGGCTGACGGCTTTGATAGGCAAGAGCGGGCCTTTTTGGACAGCATGCTGTCGTGCGCAGCGATAGGCTCGCTCGACACGGTGCGTGAACAAATGCATGCTTTTATTGAGCAAACCGGTGCTGATGAATTAATGGTGACTTCACAAATTTTTGATCATGCAGCGCGACTTCGTTCATACGAGTTAACCGCTGAAATCATGGCTGAAGAAGAAGTCATGGCCTGA
- a CDS encoding voltage-gated chloride channel family protein, translated as MKLPSLPGQFALLPYMLKWLLLATVIAIMAGTASAFLLFALDWATQTRITHRWLIWLLPVAGFVIGWIYLRFGQQVEAGNNLLLDEIADPKKIIPLRMAPLVLLGTTVSHLFGASVGREGTAVQMGAALADQITRMFNMQPQDRRIILMAGISAGFASVFGTPLAGAIFGLEVLAVGRLRYDALMPCVIAAIVADQVGLLWGVQHTHYGVSTMPPIAAWSLLAMVIAGAIFGLTGKLFALATHTLSGWMKKWLTWAPLRPLVGGALIAASVFYFGADRYIGLGIPTIVQAFEQPLPPYDFLAKMAFTVASLGSGFKGGEVTPLFYIGATLGNALAPLLNLPFSMLAAIGFVAVFAGAANTPIASTLMAMEIFGSEIGVFAAIACAVSYLFSGHGGIYRSQRAISSKHTRTGEDGD; from the coding sequence ATGAAACTCCCTTCTCTGCCCGGGCAGTTCGCGCTACTGCCTTATATGCTCAAGTGGCTTTTACTCGCCACAGTCATCGCCATCATGGCTGGCACTGCCTCGGCGTTTTTATTATTTGCACTCGACTGGGCGACGCAAACCCGCATCACGCATCGCTGGCTAATCTGGTTACTGCCAGTGGCTGGTTTTGTCATAGGCTGGATATATCTGCGCTTTGGCCAGCAAGTCGAAGCCGGCAACAATTTATTGTTGGACGAAATTGCCGATCCGAAAAAAATTATTCCGCTTCGTATGGCGCCGCTGGTATTGCTGGGCACGACTGTCTCCCACTTATTCGGCGCATCTGTGGGCCGAGAAGGCACTGCAGTGCAAATGGGTGCAGCGCTAGCCGATCAAATCACGCGTATGTTCAACATGCAGCCGCAAGACCGACGCATCATACTGATGGCCGGTATTAGTGCTGGCTTTGCATCGGTATTTGGCACACCTCTGGCAGGCGCAATTTTCGGTTTGGAAGTGTTGGCTGTTGGACGTTTGCGCTATGACGCGCTCATGCCCTGTGTCATAGCCGCGATTGTGGCCGACCAAGTCGGACTGCTCTGGGGCGTGCAGCACACACACTATGGCGTCAGCACTATGCCGCCAATTGCCGCTTGGAGCTTGCTGGCAATGGTGATTGCCGGCGCTATCTTTGGTCTGACTGGCAAGCTGTTTGCACTGGCCACCCACACGCTGAGCGGCTGGATGAAAAAGTGGTTGACTTGGGCACCACTGCGGCCTTTAGTTGGCGGCGCGCTAATTGCAGCTAGCGTATTTTATTTTGGCGCGGACCGCTACATAGGCTTGGGCATACCGACCATTGTTCAAGCCTTTGAGCAGCCCCTGCCGCCCTATGATTTCTTAGCCAAAATGGCGTTTACGGTTGCCTCTCTGGGCAGCGGTTTTAAGGGCGGTGAAGTCACGCCACTGTTTTACATAGGCGCGACGCTAGGCAATGCTTTAGCGCCATTGCTTAACCTGCCTTTTTCAATGCTCGCCGCCATTGGTTTCGTAGCGGTATTTGCCGGAGCCGCCAACACGCCGATTGCATCGACGCTCATGGCGATGGAAATATTTGGCTCTGAGATAGGTGTTTTTGCGGCCATTGCTTGCGCCGTGAGTTATTTGTTTTCTGGACATGGCGGCATTTATCGCTCGCAGCGAGCCATCTCGTCTAAACACACAAGGACTGGCGAAGACGGCGATTGA
- a CDS encoding YdcH family protein, whose translation MHLNLHSPERRLIELRIEHADLNALVDLACVSMPLDQLMIQRLKKRRLALRDQIVQYELSSLPQEPA comes from the coding sequence TTGCACCTCAATTTACATTCCCCCGAGCGCCGTCTCATAGAGCTACGCATAGAGCATGCCGATCTCAATGCACTGGTTGATCTGGCCTGCGTTTCTATGCCGCTAGACCAACTCATGATTCAGCGCTTAAAAAAACGTCGCCTAGCACTGCGCGATCAAATCGTGCAGTACGAACTCTCAAGCTTGCCGCAAGAGCCGGCGTGA
- a CDS encoding ATP-dependent DNA helicase, whose product MDLEIVVQEAFSAEGVLSRAVDHFVPRSGQAEMAVAVAHAIENAEVLVVEASTGVGKTFSYLVPALLSGERVLVSTATKALQDQLFGRDLPRLISALGVPVSTALLKGRASYLCLHRMELAFHDANLSDVTSTRALSRIQGWSHTTRTGDMAELSGLDERSPLLPFVTSTRDNCLGAQCPKVSACHVNLARREALAADVVVVNHHLFFADLAVRESGVAELLPTVRIAIFDEAHQLNETGVQFLGKNLSTGQLLEFCRDLLAAGLQLARGLVDWLAVVGYCEQAARELRLCAGQQAPGAKLLWTATAPEQLDPLAWRAALLDIHQAFEQACEVLLTVSEIAADFVRLHDRATELSARALKFSQDAVPGCVRWVDVGLQLRLVESPLTIADAVKTRMLEPSALHSSTPALPAKSWIFTSATLGDDAKLSWFTEPCGLSDARILRIGSPFDYASQAALYVPLDFPKPGDAAHPASVAQSAAAWASRLGGRTMVLTTSLRSLKLIAQALQTALAPVGEIEVLTQGEMPKRVLVERFRQGSAGGQRGCILVASASFWEGIDVPGESLQLLIIDRLPFPPPNDPMSQARSKALEAEGKSAFNKYFLPEAAVALKQGAGRLIRRESDHGVLVVCDPRLGAMGYGKRLLKALPPMQRLESQAQLEARLDQLTKICTTL is encoded by the coding sequence ATGGATCTTGAAATTGTTGTCCAAGAAGCTTTCTCAGCAGAAGGTGTTCTGTCTCGTGCGGTTGATCATTTCGTGCCGCGCAGCGGTCAGGCCGAGATGGCCGTGGCCGTGGCCCACGCCATAGAAAATGCCGAGGTCTTGGTGGTTGAAGCCAGTACCGGCGTGGGCAAGACATTTTCTTATTTGGTGCCGGCTCTTTTAAGTGGCGAGCGCGTGCTGGTTTCAACCGCCACCAAAGCTTTGCAAGACCAGTTGTTTGGCCGCGACCTGCCACGGCTGATATCGGCCTTAGGTGTGCCCGTGAGCACAGCGCTGCTCAAGGGTAGGGCTAGTTATTTATGTCTTCACCGGATGGAGTTGGCGTTTCACGATGCCAATTTGTCGGACGTCACTTCGACCCGCGCTTTGTCTCGAATACAAGGTTGGTCGCACACTACCCGCACCGGTGATATGGCGGAGTTATCCGGCCTAGATGAGCGCTCGCCCTTGCTGCCTTTCGTCACCTCAACGCGGGACAATTGCTTGGGCGCGCAATGCCCTAAGGTGAGCGCTTGTCACGTTAATTTAGCCAGACGCGAGGCCTTGGCTGCCGATGTAGTAGTAGTCAACCATCATCTGTTTTTTGCTGATCTGGCGGTGCGAGAGTCCGGTGTAGCCGAGTTGTTACCTACAGTACGAATTGCCATTTTTGATGAAGCCCATCAGCTCAACGAAACCGGCGTGCAGTTTCTGGGTAAAAACCTTAGCACCGGTCAGTTACTAGAATTTTGCCGCGATTTGTTAGCCGCTGGCTTGCAGCTTGCGCGGGGTTTGGTCGACTGGCTGGCAGTGGTTGGCTATTGCGAGCAGGCCGCGCGCGAACTGAGGTTGTGTGCCGGCCAACAAGCGCCGGGCGCCAAGCTGCTTTGGACGGCGACTGCACCTGAGCAGTTGGACCCACTGGCTTGGCGTGCCGCGCTGTTAGATATTCATCAGGCGTTTGAGCAAGCCTGCGAAGTTTTGTTAACCGTGAGTGAAATCGCCGCTGACTTTGTGCGTCTGCACGACCGCGCTACTGAGCTATCTGCGCGCGCCTTGAAATTTTCTCAAGACGCTGTACCGGGTTGTGTGCGGTGGGTGGATGTAGGCCTTCAGCTGCGTTTGGTGGAGTCACCATTGACGATTGCAGACGCTGTCAAAACTCGCATGCTTGAACCCTCGGCGCTACACAGTAGCACGCCAGCGCTGCCGGCTAAAAGTTGGATATTTACCTCGGCAACGCTGGGTGATGATGCCAAGCTGAGTTGGTTTACCGAGCCTTGTGGCCTGAGTGATGCGCGGATTTTGCGCATCGGCAGCCCGTTTGATTATGCGAGTCAAGCCGCGCTGTACGTGCCCTTAGATTTTCCTAAGCCGGGAGATGCCGCGCATCCGGCTAGCGTCGCCCAGTCCGCTGCAGCTTGGGCTAGCCGACTTGGCGGGCGCACCATGGTGCTGACTACGTCGCTTCGTTCGCTCAAATTAATTGCGCAAGCGCTGCAAACTGCGCTTGCGCCGGTTGGCGAGATTGAAGTCTTGACTCAAGGTGAAATGCCTAAGCGCGTGTTAGTTGAGCGTTTTCGTCAAGGCAGTGCGGGCGGCCAGCGCGGCTGTATTTTGGTCGCTTCAGCGTCGTTTTGGGAGGGCATAGATGTGCCCGGTGAATCATTGCAGTTGCTTATCATCGATAGGCTGCCATTCCCGCCGCCAAACGATCCCATGTCTCAAGCTAGAAGTAAAGCGCTTGAAGCCGAGGGTAAGAGCGCGTTTAATAAATATTTTCTACCCGAAGCAGCGGTGGCGCTAAAGCAGGGTGCGGGGCGATTAATTCGCCGAGAAAGCGACCATGGCGTGCTGGTCGTGTGTGATCCTAGACTTGGCGCTATGGGTTACGGCAAACGCCTTTTAAAAGCGCTGCCACCTATGCAGCGGCTTGAGTCTCAAGCCCAGCTAGAAGCTAGGCTTGATCAACTCACCAAAATTTGTACCACGCTTTAG